The Pseudomonas hefeiensis genomic sequence GGATTTGCAACTGGCTAAAGCAGGGATTTCAGAGCACACAGAACCGCTCGATTCCTGAACCGCCGCCGACCCGCGTAGTCAGCTATAGAACGACACGCCTCGGCGGCCAGCCAACCACTCATGCACTTGCGAGGACTTTATGGCCCGTTTCGAACTGCAAAAACTCTACATCGATGGCGCGTACAGCGATGCCAGCGGCGACGCCACTTTCGAAGCCATCAACCCGGCCAACGGTGAAGTTCTCGCCCAGGTGCAGCGGGCCACGAAAGAAGACGTCGAGCGCGCCGTGGTCAGCGCCGAAAAGGGCCAGAAAGTCTGGGCCGCAATGACTGCCATGCAGCGCTCGCGCATCCTGCGCCGCGCCGTGGACATCCTGCGCGAGCGCAACGATGAACTGGCCGCCCTGGAAACTCTCGACACTGGCAAGGCCTACTCCGAAACCCGCTACGTCGACATCGTCACCGGCGCCGACGTGCTGGAATACTACGCCGGCCTGGTGCCAGCCATCGAAGGCGAACAGGTGCCACTGCGCACCACTTCGTTCGTCTACACCCGTCGCGAACCCCTGGGCGTGGTGGCCGGCATCGGCGCGTGGAACTACCCGATCCAGATCGCGTTGTGGAAATCCGCCCCGGCCCTGGCGGCCGGTAACGCGATGATCTTCAAGCCGAGCGAAGTCACCTCGCTGACGACCCTGAAACTGGCCGAGATCTACACCCAGGCCGGTGTTCCTGCGGGCGTATTCAACGTGCTGACTGGCAGCGGCCGTGAAGTCGGCACCTGGCTGACCGAGCACCCACGCATCGAGAAAATCTCTTTCACCGGCGGCACCGACACCGGCAAGAAAGTCATGGCCAGCGCCTCGAGTTCGTCGCTCAAGGACGTGACCATGGAACTGGGCGGCAAGTCGCCGTTGATCATCTTCGACGACGCCGATCTGGATCGCGCCGCCGACACCGCGATGATGGCCAACTTCTACAGCTCCGGCCAGGTCTGCACCAACGGTACCCGCGTGTTCGTGCCGAGCCACCTCAAGGCAGCTTTTGAAGCCAAGATCGCCGAGCGCGTGGCGCGCATTCGCATCGGCAACCCGGAAGATGAAAACACCAACTTCGGTCCGCTGGTCAGCTTTGCCCACATGGAAAGCGTGTTGGGTTACATCGAGAAAGGCAAAGCCGAAGGCGCGCGCCTGCTGTGCGGCGGCGGTCGTTTGACCGACGGCGAACTGGCCAAGGGAGCGTTTGTTGCGCCGACCGTATTCACCGATTGCACCGACGAGATGACCATCGTGCGCGAAGAAATCTTTGGTCCGGTGATGAGCATCCTCACCTATGAAACCGAAGAAGAAGTGATCCGCCGCGCCAATGACACTGACTTCGGCCTGGCCGCCGGCGTCGTCACCCGTGACCTGAACCGCGCCCACCGCGTGATTCATCAACTCGAAGCCGGTATCTGCTGGATCAACGCCTGGGGTGAGTCGGCGGCTGAAATGCCGGTCGGTGGCTACAAGCAATCGGGTGTAGGCCGGGAGAACGGCATCAGCTCACTGAACAACTTCACCCGCATCAAATCGGTACAGGTCGAACTGGGCGATTACACGTCGGTGTTCTGATCTGACACGAGGCCTTGAGTGAACGCTGTTGTGGCGAGGGGATTTATCCCCGTGGGGCTGCGTAGCAGCCCCTCCCCCAGGCCCCCCATTCTTCAGACAAACCCAGTCGCTGATTTACGACTGCTGCGCAGTCGAACGGGGATAAATCCCCTCGCCACAGGTTGCGCGGCGTCAAGGCAATCGCGACCTGAACCCAATTCCAGAAGAGGGTGCATTTCATGTCCCAAGAATTCGATTACATCATCATCGGTGCCGGTTCGGCCGGTAACACCCTGGCCACCCGCCTGACCGAAGACGAAGGCGTCACCGTCCTGCTGCTCGAAGCCGGCGGCCCGGACTATCGCCTGGATTTCCGCACGCAAATGCCCGCCGCCCTGGCGTTCCCGCTGCAGGGTCGTCGCTACAACTGGGCCTACGAGACCGACCCGGAGCCGCACATGAACGGCCGCCGCATGGAGTGCGGTCGCGGCAAGGGCCTGGGAGGGTCTTCGCTGATCAACGGTATGTGCTACATCCGCGGCAACGCTCTGGACTACGACAATTGGGCCAAGCTGCCGGGCCTGGAAGACTGGGCCTATCTGGACTGCCTGCCGTATTTTCGCAAAGCCGAAACCCGCGACATCGGCCCGAACGATTACCACGGCGGCGACGGTCCGGTCAGCGTGACCACGCCCAAGGCCGGCAACAACCCGCTGTTCCACGCCATGGTCGAAGCTGGCGTGCAGGCCGGTTACCCGCGTACTGACGACCTTAACGGCTATCAGCAAGAAGGTTTCGGCCCGATGGACCGTACCGTCACGCCCAACGGCCGTCGCGCCAGCACCGCTCGCGGTTACCTGGACGTGGCCAAGAAGCGCTCCACGCTGACCATCGTCACCCATGCCCTGACCGACAAGATCGTGTTCGAAGGCAAACGCGCGGTCGGTGTGCGTTATCTGGTGGGCGCCGCCGAGGAGCGTGTCGAGGCCCGGGCACGCAAGGAAGTGCTGCTGTGCTCCGGCGCCATCGCCTCGCCGCAGATCCTGCAACGCTCCGGCGTCGGCCCGGCCAAACTGCTGGAAAGCCTCGATATCCCGGTGGTCCATGACCTGCCAGGCGTCGGTGAAAACCTGCAGGATCACTTGGAGCTGTACCTGCAATACGCCTGCACCCAGCCGGTCTCGCTGTACCCGTCGCTGCTCTGGTACAACCAGCCAGCCATTGGCGCCGAATGGCTGTTCAACGGCACCGGCATCGGCGCCAGCAACCAGTTCGAAGCCGGCGGTTTCATCCGCACCCGCCCGGACTTCGATTGGCCGAACATCCAGTATCACTTCCTGCCGGTGGCGATTAACTACAACGGCAGCAACGGCGTGAAGGAACACGGTTTCCAGGCACACATGGGCTCCATGCGCTCGCCAAGCCGGGGCCGGATCCAGGCCAAGTCCAAGGACCCGCGCCAACACCCGAGCATCTTGTTCAACTACATGGCGACCGAGCAGGACTGGCAGGAGTTTCGCGATGGCATCCGCCTGACCCGCGAGATCATGCAGCAGCCGGCGCTCGACCCGTTTCGTGGTCGCGAAATCAGTCCGGGCATCGACGTGCAGACTGACGAGCAATTGGACCAGTTCATCCGCGAGCACGCGGAAACCGCTTTCCATCCGTCCTGCTCGTGCAAGATGGGCGTTGACGACATGGCGGTGGTGGACGGCGAAGGCCGTGTGCATGGCATGCAAGGGCTGCGTGTGGTCGATGCCTCGATCATGCCGATCATCACCACCGGCAACCTGAATGCGCCAACGATCATGATCGCCGAGAAAATCGCCGACAAGATCCGTGGTCGCCAGCCACTGCCACGCAGCACCGCGCCGTACTACGTGGCCGGCGACGCGCCAGTGCGGGGTAAGCCAATGCGTGAAGTCGGGCCTCTGGCGCAGTAAGGCGCCACACCGCCATCGCGAGCAGGCTCGCTCCCACAAGGAATCTGCGGCGGACACGGATTTTGTGTTCGAGAAGATCCAACTGTGGGAGCGGGCTTGCTCGCGAAGAGGCCATCACAACCTACATCTTCGCTGACTGTCGCACCGCTATCGCGAGCAAGCCCGCTCCCACAAGGAATCTACGGCGGACACGGATTTTGTGTTCGAGAAGATCCAACTGTGGGAGCGGGCTTGCTCGCGAAGAGGCCATCACAACCTACATCTTCGCTGACTGTCGCACCGCTATCGCGAGCAGGCTCGCTCCCACAAGGGGCCTGCGGCGGACACGGATTTTGTGTCCACCAATGATCCCCTGTGGGAGCGAGCCTGCTCGCGATAGCGTCCGCTCACACAACCCAGTATGTCCTCCTGCCTTGATCCCTCTCCCGCTCAGGCCTACTCTAGAGCCGCCGCGTCAATGCTCCACACCTCGCTGCACCGCCACTCCAGACAAGGAGGTTCCATGTTCGATGTCCACCCCCAGCTCAAGCAGCGTTTCGCTGCCTTGCGCACGGGCGCTGAGTTCTTTTCCCTGCGTTACGTGCGCGAGTCCGGCCAGCATCTGTCGGTGCGCAAGAACATTGCCGAGCCGCCCAGCCTGGGCCGTGACGAAGGGGCGATGCTGACCGTGCGGGTCGACGGTGTCGAGGCCTATGCGGCCACCAACGACCTGTCCCAGGCCGGTCTGCAAGCGGCGCTGGAGCGAGCCGAGCAACAAGCGCGCCGGCTCAAGCCACACGCCCTGCTCGACTTGCGCGAGCAAGCGGTATCCAGCGACCGCGCCGATTACTTCTCGCCTCACTTCGAACAGGCTTTCCCGTCCCTCAACGATTGCTATCAGTTATTGGGTGACGAATCCGCCGCGGTGCCCAAGGATGAGCGCCTGGTGAACTGGCAGGTCAGCATCGGCCTGACCCAGGTCGAGCAGATCTACCTCAACAGCGCCGGCGCCGAACTGCGCCAGGCCCAACGCTTTGTTTATCCGGCCCTGGATGTCACCGCCTTCGACGGCAACGACAGCCAGACTCGCACCCTGGGTCGTGAGAACTTCGGCCAGCAAGGGGGCTTTGATGTCATCCGCCGCTGCGGCCTGATCGGTGCCGCACCGAAGATCGCTGACCAGGCCCTGCAATTGCTGCTGGCGCCAAACACCCCGCAAGGCCCCCGTGACCTGCTGTTGATGCCGGACCAGATGATGCTGCAGATCCACGAGTCCATCGGTCACCCGCTGGAACTGGACCGCATCCTGGGGGACGAGCGCAATTACGCCGGCACCAGTTTCGTCACTACCGGCGACTTCGGCCACTTGCAATACGGCTCCAAGCTATTGAATGTGACCTTCGACCCGAACATTCCCGAAGAGCTGGC encodes the following:
- the betB gene encoding betaine-aldehyde dehydrogenase, translated to MARFELQKLYIDGAYSDASGDATFEAINPANGEVLAQVQRATKEDVERAVVSAEKGQKVWAAMTAMQRSRILRRAVDILRERNDELAALETLDTGKAYSETRYVDIVTGADVLEYYAGLVPAIEGEQVPLRTTSFVYTRREPLGVVAGIGAWNYPIQIALWKSAPALAAGNAMIFKPSEVTSLTTLKLAEIYTQAGVPAGVFNVLTGSGREVGTWLTEHPRIEKISFTGGTDTGKKVMASASSSSLKDVTMELGGKSPLIIFDDADLDRAADTAMMANFYSSGQVCTNGTRVFVPSHLKAAFEAKIAERVARIRIGNPEDENTNFGPLVSFAHMESVLGYIEKGKAEGARLLCGGGRLTDGELAKGAFVAPTVFTDCTDEMTIVREEIFGPVMSILTYETEEEVIRRANDTDFGLAAGVVTRDLNRAHRVIHQLEAGICWINAWGESAAEMPVGGYKQSGVGRENGISSLNNFTRIKSVQVELGDYTSVF
- a CDS encoding TldD/PmbA family protein, translated to MFDVHPQLKQRFAALRTGAEFFSLRYVRESGQHLSVRKNIAEPPSLGRDEGAMLTVRVDGVEAYAATNDLSQAGLQAALERAEQQARRLKPHALLDLREQAVSSDRADYFSPHFEQAFPSLNDCYQLLGDESAAVPKDERLVNWQVSIGLTQVEQIYLNSAGAELRQAQRFVYPALDVTAFDGNDSQTRTLGRENFGQQGGFDVIRRCGLIGAAPKIADQALQLLLAPNTPQGPRDLLLMPDQMMLQIHESIGHPLELDRILGDERNYAGTSFVTTGDFGHLQYGSKLLNVTFDPNIPEELASYSHDDDGTAASKEFLIREGLLLRPLGGALSQFRAGLTGVANSRACGWNRPPIDRMANLNIEPGDQSLQQLIRGIEHGVLMRTNRSWSIDDARNKFQFGCEWGQLIENGELKGVVKNPNYRGISAQFWKSLQAVGDASTAQVLGTPNCGKGEPNQVIRVGHASPACVFSNIDVFGGDA
- the betA gene encoding choline dehydrogenase yields the protein MSQEFDYIIIGAGSAGNTLATRLTEDEGVTVLLLEAGGPDYRLDFRTQMPAALAFPLQGRRYNWAYETDPEPHMNGRRMECGRGKGLGGSSLINGMCYIRGNALDYDNWAKLPGLEDWAYLDCLPYFRKAETRDIGPNDYHGGDGPVSVTTPKAGNNPLFHAMVEAGVQAGYPRTDDLNGYQQEGFGPMDRTVTPNGRRASTARGYLDVAKKRSTLTIVTHALTDKIVFEGKRAVGVRYLVGAAEERVEARARKEVLLCSGAIASPQILQRSGVGPAKLLESLDIPVVHDLPGVGENLQDHLELYLQYACTQPVSLYPSLLWYNQPAIGAEWLFNGTGIGASNQFEAGGFIRTRPDFDWPNIQYHFLPVAINYNGSNGVKEHGFQAHMGSMRSPSRGRIQAKSKDPRQHPSILFNYMATEQDWQEFRDGIRLTREIMQQPALDPFRGREISPGIDVQTDEQLDQFIREHAETAFHPSCSCKMGVDDMAVVDGEGRVHGMQGLRVVDASIMPIITTGNLNAPTIMIAEKIADKIRGRQPLPRSTAPYYVAGDAPVRGKPMREVGPLAQ